From the genome of Mesorhizobium japonicum MAFF 303099, one region includes:
- a CDS encoding ABC transporter permease produces MSHFLRRQGWVIGLFALLIVLFIATRIIQPGYGSGDFGSLARAVLPYAFAVAAQTVVVIAGGIDLSVAAMMALTSVTAASMMAGASEEYALFVVPFVLAMGLVLGALNGLLIVVTRVPDIVVTLAMLFVLQGAALLVLDAPGGAAAEWLKALISGTVPISGLPDAIDAWVPKALLVLIVCLCVIWIPLRRSRLGLSIYAIGSSELAAFRSGVPVKRTRIIAYALSGLFAAFGGLALTMSTGIGAPIPGPYLLASVAAVVLGGVALGGGKGGLLGPIVAVFVLRLVRTDLTLLAIDPNVTAIIEGAIMVAVVMFGAFITMRGRQ; encoded by the coding sequence ATGAGCCATTTCCTGCGCCGCCAGGGCTGGGTCATTGGCCTGTTCGCCCTGCTCATCGTGCTGTTCATCGCCACCAGGATCATCCAGCCCGGCTATGGCAGCGGCGATTTCGGCTCGCTGGCGCGGGCCGTGCTGCCCTATGCCTTCGCCGTCGCGGCGCAGACGGTGGTGGTCATCGCCGGCGGCATCGACCTGTCGGTCGCCGCCATGATGGCGCTGACCAGCGTCACCGCCGCCTCGATGATGGCGGGTGCCTCGGAAGAATACGCGCTGTTCGTCGTGCCCTTCGTGCTCGCCATGGGTCTTGTCCTCGGCGCGCTCAACGGCCTGTTGATCGTCGTCACCCGCGTGCCCGACATCGTCGTCACGCTCGCCATGCTGTTCGTGCTGCAGGGGGCGGCCTTGCTGGTGCTCGACGCGCCGGGCGGCGCCGCCGCCGAATGGCTGAAGGCGCTGATCTCGGGCACCGTGCCGATATCAGGCCTGCCCGACGCCATCGACGCCTGGGTCCCGAAGGCGCTGCTGGTGCTCATCGTCTGCCTCTGCGTCATCTGGATACCGCTCAGGCGCTCGCGCCTCGGCCTGTCCATCTACGCCATCGGTTCGAGCGAACTGGCGGCGTTCCGCTCAGGCGTGCCGGTCAAGCGCACCCGCATCATCGCCTATGCGCTGTCGGGCCTGTTCGCCGCCTTTGGCGGCCTGGCGCTGACCATGAGCACCGGCATCGGCGCCCCCATCCCCGGCCCTTATCTCCTGGCCAGCGTCGCCGCCGTGGTTCTGGGCGGCGTGGCGCTCGGCGGCGGCAAGGGCGGCCTGCTCGGCCCCATCGTCGCCGTCTTCGTGCTGCGCCTGGTGCGCACGGACCTCACCCTGCTCGCCATCGACCCCAACGTCACCGCCATCATCGAAGGCGCCATCATGGTGGCGGTCGTGATGTTCGGCGCGTTCATCACCATGCGGGGGCGGCAGTGA
- a CDS encoding ABC transporter permease has protein sequence MSTSAITPPPVPFGRRIKRFMADRPLVPLIILLVILVVILQILRPGIVNERWIANTIKFAIPLAILAGCQTMTMLTGGIDLSVGTVATMSAFIMATQIVNQDPAVAFLLAMMPAVLIGLVNGIGVGVFRVHPLIMTLGTSLIGTGCLQVYQRTVIASGAKIPDFLAWLGTGVTRLPDAWVPSEAARQWLTDAGIGFSFPNALLLYVPLAALIVFTLARTGFGRLLYAVGDNEHATRLSGVQYWQVITALYVTSSLLAGITGLLYIGLIKAPSLSLAEPLVLPSVAAAVIGGTSIFGGRGGYTGTIVGALILTVLTTLLTILQMPEGARRILFGLIVLFVTAAYLRIVEER, from the coding sequence ATGAGCACGTCAGCGATTACGCCTCCCCCCGTCCCCTTCGGCCGCCGGATAAAACGCTTCATGGCCGACCGGCCGCTCGTCCCGCTGATCATCCTGCTGGTCATCCTGGTGGTGATCCTGCAGATCCTGCGCCCCGGCATCGTCAACGAGCGCTGGATCGCCAACACGATAAAGTTCGCCATTCCGCTGGCGATCCTCGCCGGCTGCCAGACCATGACCATGCTCACCGGCGGCATCGACCTGTCGGTCGGCACGGTGGCGACGATGAGCGCCTTCATCATGGCCACGCAAATCGTCAACCAGGACCCGGCCGTGGCCTTCCTGCTGGCGATGATGCCGGCGGTGCTGATCGGCCTGGTCAACGGCATCGGCGTCGGCGTCTTCCGCGTCCACCCGCTGATCATGACGCTCGGCACCAGCCTGATCGGCACAGGCTGCCTGCAGGTCTACCAGCGCACTGTGATCGCCTCGGGCGCGAAAATCCCCGACTTCCTCGCCTGGCTCGGCACAGGCGTGACCCGCCTGCCGGACGCATGGGTGCCTTCGGAAGCGGCGCGCCAGTGGTTGACCGACGCAGGCATCGGTTTCAGCTTCCCCAACGCGCTTCTGCTCTACGTGCCGCTGGCGGCGCTGATCGTCTTCACGCTGGCCCGCACCGGCTTCGGCCGCCTGCTCTACGCCGTCGGCGACAATGAGCACGCGACGCGTCTGTCGGGCGTGCAATACTGGCAGGTCATCACGGCGCTCTACGTGACCTCCAGCCTGCTCGCCGGCATCACCGGCCTGCTCTATATCGGCCTGATCAAGGCCCCGTCCCTCTCGCTCGCCGAACCCCTGGTCCTGCCCTCAGTGGCGGCGGCCGTCATCGGCGGCACCTCCATCTTCGGCGGCCGCGGCGGCTACACCGGCACCATCGTCGGCGCCCTGATCCTGACCGTGCTGACGACGCTGCTGACCATCCTGCAGATGCCGGAGGGGGCAAGGCGGATATTGTTCGGGCTGATCGTGCTGTTTGTCACCGCGGCTTATCTGCGGATTGTGGAGGAGCGGTAG
- a CDS encoding ATP-binding protein, which translates to MTVAIEMGHTTAGAPANLDLEELLATRLLVQGNSGSGKSHLLRRLLEQSAPWVQQTIVDPEGDFVSLGERYGHLVIDAEEHTERGLQAAGERARIHRVSTVLNLEGLDAENQMRRAAAFLGGLFEVARDHWYPMLVVVDEAQLFAPAVAGEVSDEARKLSLGAMTNLMCRGRKRGLAGIIATQRLAKLAKNVAAEASNFLMGRTFLDIDMARAADLLGMERRQAEAFRDLERGQFMALGPALSRRPLGLRIGPTDTSPRNGTPRLMAMPEAALEDARAIILAAPPPETVRTPRRVASPDLLDQLMAAKSAALEIRPEPAEPQISAEDLAERRERVDRVLRAILAQPDAGFRVIGVLYQEFVVRCRIEGLASVVPDLAEFRRMLTRARAGLGSETTQDDAWRDVSVRASLLPDDMQGVFMMIARAAKEGWPCPSDAAIARAYGSHSLRRARRLLTYIEEQGLIVCQLDGTGKRTVTLVELAWATAPGDPNAEEAQQGSLAF; encoded by the coding sequence CCGTTGCGATCGAGATGGGACACACCACGGCGGGCGCCCCAGCGAACCTCGATCTCGAGGAACTGCTGGCGACCCGCCTTCTGGTGCAGGGCAATTCGGGCTCCGGCAAGTCGCATCTGCTGCGCCGGCTGCTCGAGCAGAGCGCGCCCTGGGTGCAGCAGACCATCGTCGATCCCGAAGGCGACTTCGTCTCGCTCGGCGAGCGCTACGGCCATCTGGTGATCGATGCCGAGGAGCACACCGAGCGCGGCCTGCAGGCGGCCGGCGAGCGGGCGCGCATCCACCGTGTCTCGACCGTGCTCAACCTCGAAGGGCTGGACGCCGAGAACCAGATGCGGCGCGCCGCCGCCTTCCTCGGCGGGCTGTTCGAGGTCGCCCGGGACCATTGGTACCCGATGCTGGTGGTGGTCGACGAGGCGCAGCTGTTCGCGCCGGCGGTGGCCGGCGAGGTTTCCGACGAGGCGCGCAAACTCTCGCTCGGCGCCATGACCAACCTGATGTGCCGTGGCCGCAAGCGCGGGCTCGCCGGCATCATCGCCACGCAGCGGCTGGCCAAGCTCGCCAAGAATGTCGCGGCGGAAGCCTCCAATTTCCTCATGGGCCGCACCTTCCTCGACATCGACATGGCGCGCGCCGCCGATCTCTTGGGCATGGAGCGGCGCCAGGCGGAAGCGTTTCGCGATCTGGAGCGCGGGCAGTTCATGGCGCTGGGGCCGGCGCTGTCTCGGCGGCCGCTCGGCCTGCGCATCGGCCCGACCGACACCAGCCCGCGCAACGGCACGCCGCGGCTGATGGCGATGCCGGAGGCGGCGCTGGAGGACGCCCGCGCGATCATCCTGGCGGCGCCGCCGCCCGAGACGGTGCGCACCCCGCGCCGGGTGGCGTCGCCGGACCTGCTCGACCAGCTGATGGCGGCGAAATCGGCGGCGCTGGAAATCCGCCCCGAACCGGCGGAGCCGCAAATCAGCGCCGAGGATCTGGCCGAGCGGCGCGAGCGAGTCGACCGCGTGCTGCGCGCCATCCTGGCGCAGCCCGATGCGGGTTTTCGCGTGATCGGCGTGCTCTACCAGGAATTCGTCGTGCGCTGCCGCATCGAGGGCCTCGCCTCGGTGGTGCCGGACCTCGCCGAATTCCGCCGCATGCTGACGCGCGCCCGCGCCGGGCTCGGCTCCGAGACGACGCAGGACGACGCGTGGCGAGACGTTTCCGTGCGCGCCTCGCTGCTGCCCGACGACATGCAGGGCGTGTTCATGATGATCGCGCGCGCGGCCAAGGAGGGCTGGCCGTGCCCGAGCGACGCCGCGATCGCCCGCGCCTACGGTTCGCACTCGCTGCGCCGCGCCCGGCGCCTGCTGACCTATATCGAGGAGCAGGGCCTGATCGTCTGCCAGCTCGACGGCACGGGAAAGCGCACCGTGACGCTGGTCGAACTCGCCTGGGCCACGGCCCCTGGCGACCCCAATGCCGAGGAGGCGCAGCAGGGGAGCCTGGCGTTCTGA
- a CDS encoding MarR family winged helix-turn-helix transcriptional regulator, producing the protein MSPLNQSLGIDQCACFATRKAARRITRFYDSHLEPVGLRITQFLTLAALSEVECVAVNALAERLDIERTAMGKMVGFLERDGFVAIEASPTDGRSRLIRLTEAGHHLHEKAAPLWQEAQKQFEELNGANSTSEMRQRLSDMKLDVGKSTPPVGTKHSAN; encoded by the coding sequence ATGTCGCCGCTCAATCAATCTCTCGGAATCGACCAATGCGCCTGCTTCGCGACGCGAAAGGCGGCGCGCCGGATTACGCGCTTCTACGACTCGCATCTTGAGCCCGTGGGTCTGCGCATCACGCAATTCCTGACACTCGCTGCCTTGAGCGAGGTGGAATGCGTCGCCGTCAACGCCCTCGCCGAGCGGCTCGATATCGAACGAACTGCGATGGGGAAAATGGTCGGCTTTCTGGAGCGTGACGGCTTCGTTGCGATCGAGGCGTCGCCCACCGATGGCCGAAGCCGCCTCATCAGGCTGACGGAAGCGGGTCACCATCTGCATGAGAAAGCTGCTCCGCTTTGGCAGGAAGCACAAAAGCAGTTCGAGGAACTGAATGGCGCCAACAGCACAAGCGAGATGCGGCAGAGACTGTCGGACATGAAATTGGACGTTGGCAAGTCCACGCCACCGGTTGGAACCAAACATTCAGCGAATTGA
- a CDS encoding SDR family oxidoreductase has product MTKTWFITGASSGFGRQLTELLLERGDRVAATVRKPDALHDLATKYGERLWVGILDVTDSSAVRDIVGKAFAELKRIDVVVSNAGYALFGAAEEVADAQIERQIDTNLVGSISVARAVIPDLRQQGGGRIVQISSSVGQSAYPTMGVYAATKWGIEGFYEGTIPEIAPFGIEVTLVEPGASRTNFASSSADAGQILDVYDQTPVGDFRRLVASAGLAMFPGDPRKVASAIIASAEQTPAPRRLTLGSDAYALVHTALTERLAALESQKALARSTDVDA; this is encoded by the coding sequence ATGACAAAGACATGGTTCATCACCGGCGCAAGCAGTGGCTTTGGACGGCAGTTGACGGAGCTCTTGCTCGAACGCGGAGATCGCGTCGCCGCCACGGTTCGCAAGCCCGACGCTCTCCACGACCTCGCCACCAAATATGGCGAGCGGCTTTGGGTCGGCATCCTCGATGTGACAGACAGTTCCGCTGTCCGTGACATCGTCGGCAAAGCCTTTGCCGAGCTCAAGCGGATCGACGTCGTCGTCAGCAATGCCGGCTATGCCCTTTTCGGCGCCGCCGAGGAGGTTGCTGACGCACAGATCGAACGCCAGATCGACACGAATCTTGTCGGCTCGATTTCGGTTGCCCGCGCGGTGATCCCTGATTTGCGCCAGCAAGGGGGTGGCCGGATTGTCCAGATTTCGTCTTCCGTAGGACAGTCGGCCTATCCGACGATGGGCGTCTATGCCGCCACCAAATGGGGCATTGAGGGCTTCTACGAGGGCACTATCCCGGAGATCGCGCCGTTCGGCATCGAGGTGACCCTGGTCGAACCGGGTGCCTCGCGCACAAACTTCGCGTCGTCCAGCGCGGATGCCGGACAGATCCTCGACGTCTACGACCAGACGCCGGTCGGGGACTTCCGTCGCCTGGTCGCATCGGCTGGTCTCGCCATGTTTCCCGGAGATCCTCGCAAGGTCGCTTCGGCGATCATCGCATCAGCGGAGCAGACCCCGGCACCCAGGAGGCTAACGCTTGGAAGCGACGCCTACGCGCTTGTCCATACCGCGCTGACTGAACGTCTGGCCGCGCTCGAGAGCCAGAAGGCATTGGCCCGCTCCACCGATGTGGACGCCTAG
- a CDS encoding NmrA family NAD(P)-binding protein, with protein sequence MSEATILVSGATGRTGGAAIDELLKSGKQVRAYVRSNDDRAAAFRKRGVEVAIGDFTGIDDIRAAMEGVTSAYFLHPIAPGIIGAAAYFAQAAKEAGVSAIVNMSQISARRESASHAAQDHWISERVFDWSGVATTHLRPTFFADWLVYPHFAKEIWAKKKIEFPFENGRHAPIATDDQGRVIAHILANPEGHGGKTYTLTGPIELNHTEIAAAMSEVLGAKIEYAPTSIDEFRNKMENVYKFPPFLTQHLVEVAQNYRDGIFSGANDAVEKITGTPALSVQQFIAQNRAVFA encoded by the coding sequence ATGAGCGAAGCAACTATTCTGGTCAGCGGTGCAACCGGCCGGACCGGTGGCGCGGCGATCGACGAACTGCTTAAGTCCGGCAAGCAAGTGCGCGCCTATGTGCGCTCGAATGACGATCGTGCGGCGGCCTTTAGAAAGCGTGGGGTTGAAGTCGCCATCGGCGATTTCACCGGCATCGACGACATCAGGGCCGCGATGGAGGGCGTCACGTCGGCCTATTTCCTACATCCGATCGCGCCCGGCATCATCGGGGCTGCTGCGTATTTTGCACAGGCTGCAAAGGAGGCCGGCGTCTCGGCGATCGTCAACATGTCGCAGATCTCGGCGCGGCGTGAATCGGCGAGCCATGCCGCCCAGGACCACTGGATTTCCGAACGGGTCTTCGACTGGTCGGGCGTGGCGACCACCCATTTGCGTCCCACGTTCTTTGCGGACTGGCTCGTCTATCCGCATTTCGCCAAGGAGATCTGGGCAAAGAAAAAGATCGAGTTTCCGTTCGAGAACGGCCGTCATGCTCCGATCGCGACCGACGACCAGGGTCGTGTCATCGCCCATATCCTCGCCAATCCGGAAGGCCACGGGGGCAAGACCTACACACTCACCGGCCCGATCGAACTCAACCACACCGAGATCGCAGCAGCCATGAGCGAGGTTCTCGGCGCGAAGATCGAATACGCGCCGACCTCCATCGACGAATTCCGCAACAAGATGGAGAACGTTTACAAGTTTCCGCCCTTCCTGACCCAACATCTTGTCGAGGTCGCTCAGAACTACCGTGACGGTATTTTTTCGGGCGCAAACGATGCGGTCGAGAAGATTACCGGAACGCCGGCTCTCTCTGTCCAGCAATTCATCGCTCAGAATCGGGCTGTTTTTGCCTGA
- a CDS encoding class I SAM-dependent methyltransferase, with the protein MCQTCLSWYARCVAPYFVHAGCSAGAFSQMRRRVIPRAEGVVVEVGFGSGLNLPYYDAARVERLVGIDPDGTMLGLAAPKSRAMPFAVECIRAGGESLPLADGIADTVVVTYAFCTIPDPQAALSEIRRVLKPRGRLIFIEHGQAEGPRGRRWQQRLNRLWGSIAGGCHLNRDPLRLIGGAGFRLLEVQHGRFPLPLWQLGSHHAGIAAAG; encoded by the coding sequence ATGTGCCAGACCTGCCTCTCCTGGTACGCGCGCTGCGTCGCCCCCTATTTCGTCCATGCCGGCTGTTCGGCCGGCGCCTTTTCGCAAATGCGCAGGCGCGTCATCCCGCGGGCTGAAGGTGTCGTCGTCGAGGTCGGCTTCGGCTCGGGCCTCAACCTGCCCTATTACGACGCCGCCAGGGTGGAGCGGCTGGTCGGCATCGACCCTGACGGCACCATGCTCGGCCTCGCAGCACCCAAGAGCCGCGCCATGCCCTTCGCCGTCGAATGCATCCGCGCCGGCGGTGAAAGCCTGCCCCTGGCCGATGGCATCGCCGACACCGTGGTCGTTACCTATGCCTTCTGCACTATTCCGGACCCTCAGGCCGCGCTCAGCGAAATTCGCCGCGTCCTGAAGCCGAGGGGCCGGCTGATCTTCATCGAACACGGCCAGGCCGAGGGGCCGCGCGGCCGCCGCTGGCAGCAGCGGCTGAACCGGCTATGGGGATCGATTGCCGGCGGCTGCCACCTCAACCGCGATCCGCTGCGGCTGATCGGCGGGGCCGGATTCCGCCTGCTCGAAGTGCAGCACGGCCGCTTCCCCCTGCCCCTATGGCAGCTGGGCAGCCACCACGCCGGCATCGCGGCGGCGGGCTGA
- a CDS encoding alpha/beta hydrolase — translation MELIQLRLLGFPEFRLDGQRVDLALRKAAALLIYLAEAGGPVARDVAATLLWPEADAEAARARLRRTLYKIRVAFGEEIISASAASLSLRPSVEADSIAFDRACDAGLLDEAAGLYSGDYLAGFSLPDCPEFEEWVFFRREALRSRLVQALERLVEARIAGGAARTAVMHATRLVALDPLSESAHRHLIRAHLAAGDRAAAERQGETCVRLLRDELGVAPDPATLALLRASDAEPEMPRTRYVAVDGIHIAYQTIGSGPADIVLVPGFISHVERIWEDRSCRAWLTAVSRLGRLILFDRRGMGLSDRVGARPTVEATARDILAVMDAAGSRRAVLVGASEGGPGCIRFAVDHPDRLTGLVLWGSLAKGSRAPDYPFALTSAQYDLWQQRLLAGWGGPAEIETFAPSVASDRQARAWWAGLLRAASSPGAVAGLLQALRDADVRPLLSKVSAKTLVLHRRGDRAVRVEAGRYLAGRIAGARFVEVEGEDHWFWVGEQGALLEGIGGMVRGG, via the coding sequence ATGGAGCTGATACAACTCAGACTTCTGGGTTTTCCGGAATTCCGGCTGGACGGGCAGCGGGTAGACCTTGCCTTGCGCAAGGCGGCGGCACTTCTCATCTACCTCGCCGAGGCCGGCGGACCGGTGGCGCGCGACGTCGCCGCCACGCTGCTGTGGCCCGAAGCCGACGCGGAAGCCGCCCGCGCGCGCCTGCGGCGCACGCTCTACAAGATCCGCGTCGCCTTCGGCGAGGAGATCATATCAGCCAGCGCGGCATCGCTCAGCCTGCGCCCGTCGGTCGAGGCCGACTCCATCGCCTTCGACCGTGCCTGCGACGCCGGGCTTCTCGACGAGGCCGCCGGCCTCTACAGCGGCGACTACCTCGCCGGCTTTTCGCTGCCGGATTGTCCCGAATTCGAGGAATGGGTGTTCTTCCGCCGCGAGGCCTTGCGCAGCCGGCTGGTGCAGGCGCTGGAGCGGCTGGTGGAAGCCAGGATCGCCGGCGGCGCCGCGCGGACTGCCGTGATGCACGCCACGCGCCTCGTTGCACTTGACCCCTTGAGCGAAAGCGCGCACCGCCATTTGATCCGCGCCCATCTGGCCGCCGGCGACCGGGCGGCGGCCGAGCGCCAGGGCGAGACCTGCGTGCGGCTGCTGCGCGACGAACTCGGCGTGGCGCCGGACCCGGCTACGCTCGCTCTGCTGCGCGCCAGCGATGCCGAACCGGAGATGCCGAGAACCCGCTATGTCGCCGTGGACGGCATCCATATCGCCTACCAGACGATAGGCAGCGGCCCCGCCGATATCGTGCTTGTTCCCGGCTTCATCTCGCATGTCGAGCGCATCTGGGAAGACAGGAGCTGCCGCGCCTGGCTCACCGCCGTGTCGCGGCTCGGCCGGCTGATCCTGTTCGACCGGCGCGGCATGGGCCTGTCCGACCGCGTCGGCGCCCGCCCGACCGTCGAGGCCACCGCGCGCGACATTCTGGCTGTCATGGACGCCGCCGGCAGCCGCCGCGCCGTGCTGGTCGGCGCCTCGGAGGGCGGGCCGGGCTGCATCCGCTTTGCCGTCGACCATCCCGACCGGCTGACCGGCCTGGTCCTGTGGGGCTCGCTCGCCAAGGGCAGCCGCGCGCCCGACTATCCCTTCGCGCTCACATCGGCGCAATATGATCTCTGGCAACAGCGCCTGCTCGCCGGCTGGGGCGGTCCGGCCGAAATCGAAACCTTCGCGCCAAGTGTCGCCTCCGACCGCCAGGCGCGCGCCTGGTGGGCCGGCCTGCTCCGGGCCGCCTCCAGCCCCGGCGCCGTTGCCGGCCTGCTGCAGGCGCTGCGCGACGCCGACGTACGGCCGTTGCTGTCAAAGGTCTCGGCCAAGACGCTGGTGCTGCATCGCAGGGGTGACCGGGCGGTGCGGGTCGAGGCCGGGCGGTATTTGGCGGGAAGGATAGCGGGGGCACGGTTTGTCGAGGTGGAGGGGGAAGATCACTGGTTCTGGGTGGGGGAGCAGGGGGCGTTGCTGGAGGGGATTGGGGGGATGGTGCGGGGTGGGTGA